The following proteins come from a genomic window of Corallococcus sp. NCRR:
- a CDS encoding DUF2381 family protein, whose product MQVVLLGLLLVGSAAVAQLEDASSVPGARRIELGSDGAGSVGEVMVSPGLSTMLLFDSELQRESIELEGRERFSLVDVGQATLRLVPSASATPGEKFKLVARFRDGAAPLAVVFLLRVHPAKAEATLEVFRKRRTIESYQQELRDVRAEAFHCREELVRMTSEHETPGGLTGILYSGGLDPNGVAGHVLTKAVVQTSPHHLEASLVNSYRSSKLVAVDVWIQVKAGTQPWTAEGAVLKGRSGEELKILRVWQATPILPGGPGARVFVEAEAPVAALQGPFSLKLWEANGPRNITLGNVTFP is encoded by the coding sequence GTGCAGGTCGTCCTCCTGGGGCTGCTCCTTGTCGGGAGCGCCGCGGTTGCACAGTTGGAGGACGCGTCTTCAGTGCCCGGAGCACGTCGCATCGAACTGGGCTCGGATGGAGCTGGCAGCGTTGGTGAAGTGATGGTCAGCCCGGGCCTCTCCACGATGCTTCTCTTCGACTCGGAGTTGCAGCGGGAGAGCATCGAACTGGAAGGCCGGGAGCGCTTCTCGCTGGTGGATGTGGGGCAGGCCACTCTCAGGCTCGTGCCTTCGGCGAGCGCCACGCCAGGCGAGAAGTTCAAACTCGTCGCGCGCTTTCGGGACGGCGCCGCGCCCTTGGCGGTGGTGTTCCTGCTGAGGGTCCATCCGGCGAAAGCCGAGGCCACCCTTGAGGTCTTCCGGAAACGGCGGACGATCGAGTCGTATCAGCAGGAGCTCCGGGATGTGCGAGCGGAGGCGTTCCATTGCCGGGAAGAGCTGGTGCGCATGACGTCCGAGCATGAGACCCCGGGCGGCCTGACAGGCATTCTCTACAGCGGGGGATTGGACCCGAACGGCGTAGCGGGGCACGTCCTGACCAAGGCCGTCGTGCAAACGTCGCCCCACCACTTGGAGGCATCGCTCGTCAATAGCTATCGGTCCAGCAAGCTGGTGGCCGTGGATGTCTGGATCCAGGTGAAGGCGGGAACGCAGCCGTGGACCGCGGAGGGGGCGGTGCTCAAAGGCAGGTCGGGTGAGGAGTTGAAGATCCTCCGCGTGTGGCAAGCAACGCCCATCCTGCCAGGAGGCCCCGGGGCACGCGTGTTCGTGGAGGCCGAGGCGCCAGTGGCTGCCCTCCAAGGACCGTTCTCACTCAAGCTCTGGGAAGCAAACGGTCCCCGGAACATCACGCTGGGGAACGTGACGTTTCCTTGA
- a CDS encoding serine/threonine-protein kinase produces MRPPPAILPPGAEVLGYTVERQLGQGGFGTVYLARNAGQPFALKLLHLPRVGDRVEREVSILLKLRHPNVVGLQGHGLWPPGAPRFGVIAMEYVDGRRLDVWADEENPSARQVTRVALDVARALAASHAAGVLHRDVKEANVMVRALDGVAKLVDFGIGDYEGARGLTVDILPPGTPEYRAPEAWRFFRQHVHVPGARYEAGPSDDLWALGLVLYTLLTARKPFDEADDPSFIEAVMTRDPVPPHAENARVPRALSDVCMCLLEKTPETRTLSALAAVTELERVLADADATWDVPICDAYGEDTATTEGDKDSEEKWLHAPLYRPRRGRRVPPPADEATPSAPGTEAKPSRPVSPWVFAVVLLVLAAVGALWLRASRVPGEPPARQEVAASGKSPQAARAATPTGPEAPAAAVALSATHQEDSATVTTPQKDTQPLQLPQKPAKKGMGVMARAVSTAAACTALACPGAQVRQPPPPEPCPIGAVKAMEKRGARIGDKQPTLFAQGIPHLISIGEGPVEVRLLGGWKGLPGDSVVSGRSIVRDRVYVRLTWATTPQGDSFPVCFDVHAEEGPRGMAREAGDDSPSRARIWTTAYVKAVAEFE; encoded by the coding sequence ATGAGGCCGCCACCCGCCATCCTGCCGCCCGGGGCTGAGGTGCTGGGCTACACGGTGGAGCGCCAGCTGGGGCAGGGCGGCTTCGGCACGGTGTACCTCGCGCGCAACGCGGGCCAGCCCTTCGCCTTGAAGCTGCTGCACCTGCCGCGCGTGGGGGACCGGGTGGAGCGTGAGGTCTCCATCCTCTTGAAGCTGCGCCACCCCAACGTGGTGGGGCTTCAGGGCCATGGCCTGTGGCCACCCGGGGCGCCGCGGTTCGGCGTCATCGCCATGGAGTACGTGGACGGGCGCCGGCTGGACGTCTGGGCGGACGAGGAGAACCCCTCGGCGCGGCAGGTAACGCGCGTGGCGCTGGATGTCGCGCGGGCGCTGGCGGCTTCGCACGCGGCGGGAGTGCTGCACCGGGACGTCAAGGAGGCCAACGTCATGGTGCGGGCCCTGGACGGCGTGGCCAAGCTGGTGGACTTCGGCATCGGCGACTACGAGGGCGCGCGAGGCCTGACGGTGGACATCCTCCCGCCGGGGACTCCGGAGTACCGCGCTCCGGAGGCGTGGCGCTTCTTCCGGCAGCATGTCCACGTGCCTGGTGCCCGGTACGAAGCCGGGCCCTCGGACGACCTGTGGGCGCTGGGCCTGGTCCTCTACACGCTGCTGACGGCGCGCAAGCCTTTCGATGAGGCCGACGACCCCAGCTTCATCGAGGCCGTCATGACGCGTGATCCGGTGCCGCCGCACGCGGAGAACGCACGGGTGCCCCGCGCGCTGAGCGACGTGTGCATGTGCCTCCTGGAGAAGACGCCGGAGACGCGGACGTTGAGCGCCCTGGCCGCCGTGACGGAGTTGGAGCGGGTGCTGGCGGACGCGGATGCGACATGGGACGTGCCGATCTGCGATGCCTACGGCGAGGACACCGCGACGACGGAGGGCGACAAGGACAGTGAGGAGAAGTGGCTGCATGCGCCCCTGTACCGGCCTCGACGGGGCAGGCGGGTTCCGCCTCCTGCTGATGAGGCAACGCCGTCCGCGCCGGGGACCGAGGCGAAGCCGAGCAGGCCTGTTTCTCCGTGGGTATTTGCCGTCGTGCTGTTGGTGTTGGCCGCGGTGGGGGCGCTGTGGCTTCGAGCCTCACGCGTTCCAGGGGAGCCCCCAGCCCGTCAGGAAGTAGCGGCTTCAGGCAAGTCGCCTCAAGCTGCCCGCGCCGCGACCCCCACCGGGCCGGAGGCCCCCGCCGCGGCCGTCGCCCTCTCCGCGACGCACCAGGAGGATTCCGCCACCGTGACGACGCCGCAGAAAGACACGCAGCCCCTTCAGCTCCCCCAGAAGCCCGCGAAGAAAGGCATGGGCGTCATGGCCCGTGCGGTGAGCACGGCGGCGGCTTGCACGGCGCTCGCGTGTCCTGGAGCGCAGGTGCGCCAGCCTCCGCCGCCGGAGCCGTGTCCGATTGGCGCGGTGAAGGCCATGGAGAAGCGGGGAGCCAGAATCGGAGACAAGCAGCCGACGCTCTTCGCTCAAGGAATCCCTCATCTCATTTCAATCGGAGAGGGGCCTGTTGAAGTGCGCCTCCTGGGGGGCTGGAAGGGGCTGCCAGGCGACAGCGTCGTGTCCGGGCGCAGCATCGTGCGCGACCGCGTCTATGTTCGTCTCACCTGGGCAACGACGCCCCAAGGCGACAGCTTCCCTGTCTGTTTTGACGTGCATGCCGAAGAGGGGCCGCGAGGGATGGCGCGAGAAGCAGGTGATGACTCTCCCTCCCGCGCGCGCATCTGGACGACGGCATATGTGAAGGCCGTCGCTGAGTTCGAATAG
- a CDS encoding helix-turn-helix transcriptional regulator, translating to MNEELAITIGRTARAAREEQGLTQAEVGPRVGLLSTVYSRLERGKMLPSVPTLYRLCTELKVSPEDMLGLTALVRGRKGQRPRPREDETPALKRLLYLARKLDAEKLEALLHVATVLTR from the coding sequence ATGAACGAAGAACTGGCCATCACCATCGGCAGAACCGCCCGCGCCGCCCGCGAAGAACAGGGCCTGACGCAGGCCGAGGTGGGTCCTCGCGTCGGTCTGCTCTCCACCGTCTACAGCCGCCTGGAGCGCGGGAAGATGCTTCCCAGCGTCCCGACGCTCTACCGGTTGTGCACGGAGCTGAAGGTGTCGCCGGAGGACATGCTGGGCCTCACCGCCCTGGTGCGAGGCCGCAAGGGCCAGCGCCCGCGTCCCCGCGAGGACGAGACCCCCGCCCTGAAGCGGCTGCTCTACCTCGCGCGCAAACTGGACGCGGAGAAGTTGGAAGCGCTCCTCCATGTCGCCACCGTCCTGACCCGCTGA
- a CDS encoding serine/threonine-protein kinase: MTPSTPDRGGSTQPARRLPSPTPDAPRFLFSVQGIRYEAIRELVRMQTGELLLLTRRRQVADGALSGLCLVRRLPNPSTYLRRKRLMEEVQLAFRLNHPGIAQVYFRKVHEDFLHVVMEHVDGPSLETLVSAGVARGRPVSESFGLYVGAELAEALHHAHTLTDEEGRPLGIIHRDVNPRHVYVGAHGGVKLTNFGAAYSVMVGREESPMNLVRGDVAYASPEYLEKQPLSPRSDVFSLGVLLVELLTGKHLFDVQDVSFDSTGLPPLQIEVFPSLPLTQMRILLARFSPADVEAAVAGLSPDVKALLHTALRADPTERFATASEMRDALRAALARRHPGYGRHEASKEVATVLAEGGGLRDAVEFGEGGLFPEGLEAHEFGGLPPRK; encoded by the coding sequence ATGACCCCGTCCACCCCTGATCGCGGAGGCAGCACCCAGCCCGCGCGTCGCCTGCCTTCGCCGACACCTGACGCGCCGCGCTTCCTCTTCTCCGTCCAGGGCATCCGTTACGAGGCGATCCGCGAGCTGGTGCGGATGCAGACTGGGGAGCTGTTGTTGCTGACCCGTCGGCGGCAGGTGGCGGATGGCGCATTGTCGGGCCTGTGCCTCGTGCGCCGGCTGCCCAATCCCTCCACCTACCTGCGCCGCAAGCGGCTGATGGAGGAGGTGCAGCTGGCCTTCCGCCTCAACCATCCCGGCATCGCTCAGGTCTACTTCCGGAAGGTGCACGAGGACTTCCTCCACGTCGTCATGGAGCACGTGGACGGGCCTTCGCTGGAGACGCTGGTCAGCGCCGGGGTCGCGCGCGGCAGGCCTGTCTCCGAGTCCTTTGGCCTCTACGTGGGGGCGGAGCTCGCGGAGGCGCTGCATCACGCGCACACGCTGACGGACGAGGAGGGCCGGCCGCTCGGCATCATCCACCGCGACGTCAACCCCCGGCATGTCTACGTGGGAGCGCACGGCGGCGTGAAGCTGACGAACTTCGGCGCGGCGTACTCGGTGATGGTGGGGCGCGAGGAGTCGCCCATGAACCTCGTCCGGGGAGACGTGGCCTATGCCTCACCCGAGTACCTGGAGAAGCAGCCGCTGTCGCCACGCTCCGATGTCTTCAGCCTGGGCGTGCTGCTGGTGGAGTTGCTCACCGGCAAGCACCTCTTCGACGTGCAGGACGTGTCCTTCGATTCCACGGGGCTGCCGCCCCTGCAGATTGAAGTCTTCCCCTCCTTGCCGCTGACGCAGATGCGCATCCTGCTCGCCCGGTTCAGCCCGGCGGACGTCGAGGCGGCGGTCGCGGGGCTCTCGCCGGACGTGAAGGCGCTGCTGCACACGGCCCTGCGCGCCGACCCGACGGAGCGCTTCGCCACGGCGTCGGAGATGCGTGACGCGCTCCGTGCCGCGTTGGCTCGACGGCATCCAGGCTATGGGCGCCACGAGGCGTCCAAGGAGGTGGCGACCGTGCTGGCCGAGGGCGGTGGCCTGCGGGACGCGGTGGAGTTCGGCGAGGGGGGCCTCTTCCCTGAAGGGCTGGAGGCGCACGAATTCGGAGGCCTGCCTCCGCGGAAATAG
- a CDS encoding DUF2019 domain-containing protein, producing MLELVEQFAQNVVAQNEAIFRGDAKTGNKHARKYGAAVDKLFAHGDAGRDALSVLLKHERMDVRVMAAAHLLRYRTAEAKAVLEDAAKGQGLGPFGAQQALKRWEEGTWALDPG from the coding sequence ATGCTGGAGCTTGTCGAGCAGTTCGCCCAGAACGTAGTCGCGCAGAACGAGGCCATCTTCCGGGGAGACGCCAAGACCGGGAACAAGCACGCCAGGAAGTACGGTGCCGCCGTCGACAAGCTCTTCGCGCACGGCGATGCCGGACGTGACGCGCTCAGCGTGCTGCTCAAACACGAGCGAATGGATGTGCGCGTGATGGCCGCCGCCCATCTGCTCCGCTACCGGACGGCTGAAGCCAAGGCGGTCCTGGAAGATGCCGCCAAGGGACAAGGATTGGGCCCTTTCGGAGCACAGCAGGCATTGAAGCGTTGGGAAGAAGGGACGTGGGCGCTCGATCCAGGCTAA
- a CDS encoding helix-turn-helix domain-containing protein, which yields MRPARSPAELGLTAYDRQKRALRQARDARHFRRLLAIKLIGEGKSPGEAAHLAALSRPAVYFWLERYLTERTPSALVHAPRSGRPRAAPRLTSKRLRRVVRTSPQKAGWASHGWTVPLLCTHLNRKGFEVSARTLRRRLHEAGLAWKRPRYVYATAAPHPGQKKVALFAV from the coding sequence ATGCGACCGGCAAGGAGCCCTGCCGAACTGGGGCTGACAGCATACGACAGGCAGAAGCGGGCGCTGCGGCAGGCACGCGATGCCCGCCACTTCCGTCGCCTTCTGGCCATCAAGCTCATCGGCGAGGGTAAGAGCCCGGGCGAGGCCGCGCACCTGGCGGCCTTGAGCCGGCCGGCCGTCTACTTCTGGCTGGAGCGCTACCTGACGGAGCGCACCCCGTCTGCACTGGTGCATGCCCCGCGCTCGGGCCGCCCCAGAGCAGCCCCGCGTCTCACCTCCAAGCGTCTGCGCAGGGTGGTACGCACCAGCCCACAGAAGGCGGGATGGGCCAGCCATGGCTGGACGGTGCCGCTGCTATGCACCCACCTCAATCGGAAGGGTTTCGAGGTGTCAGCCCGTACGCTGCGCCGACGGTTGCATGAGGCGGGCCTGGCGTGGAAGCGACCGCGGTACGTGTACGCAACAGCAGCACCGCACCCGGGGCAAAAAAAAGTGGCCTTGTTCGCCGTCTGA